The following are encoded together in the Lathyrus oleraceus cultivar Zhongwan6 chromosome 3, CAAS_Psat_ZW6_1.0, whole genome shotgun sequence genome:
- the LOC127127360 gene encoding protein LURP-one-related 10, whose protein sequence is MAYPYQPQPMAYPYEPQPMAYPYQPQPSPSDPMLPLPASIYGPQYCAPYAIDLTIVRKVMTISDGNFAVTDVNGNMVFNVKGSLVTLRDRRVLLDAAGNPITTLRRKIVTMHDRWEAFRGESTEAKDLIFTLKRSSLIQFKTKLHVFLAGNTKEDVCDFKVKGSWLERSCMIYAGESNNIVAQMHKKHTVESVLIGKDQFMVTVYPNVDYAFIVALIVILDEINLDDED, encoded by the exons ATGGCTTACCCTTATCAACCACAACCTATGGCTTACCCTTATGAACCACAACCTATGGCTTACCCTTATCAACCACAACCTTCCCCCTCTGATCCGATGCTGCCACTCCCCGCCAGCATATACGGCCCTCAATACTGTGCTCCGTATGCGATAGATCTCACCATCGTGAGAAAAGTTATGACAATTTCAGATGGAAACTTCGCCGTCACTGATGTCAACGGCAACATGGTCTTCAATGTTAAAGGCTCTCTCGTAACCCTCCGCGACCGCCGCGTCTTGCTTGATGCCGCCGGCAACCCCATTACCACCCTACGTCGCAAG ATAGTAACTATGCATGATCGGTGGGAAGCTTTTAGGGGTGAAAGCACAGAAGCTAAAGATCTTATATTTACATTGAAGAGATCATCTCTAATCCAGTTTAAGACCAAATTGCATGTGTTTTTAGCCGGTAACACAAAAGAGGATGTTTGTGATTTTAAAGTCAAAGGTAGTTGGCTCGAACGTTCTTGCATGATTTATGCTGGTGAATCTAACAACATTGTTGCCCAG ATGCACAAAAAACACACTGTTGAGAGTGTTTTAATTGGTAAAGACCAATTCATGGTTACAGTTTATCCCAATGTTGATTACGCTTTCATAGTGGCGTTAATTGTGATTCTCGATGAAATCAACTTGGATGACGAGGACTGA